In the genome of Raphanus sativus cultivar WK10039 chromosome 9, ASM80110v3, whole genome shotgun sequence, the window aactgTTAATTTGTAAGTGCACTTTAACaaacacaaaaccaaaacaatatttaccaaataaaaattatgttgaTGGGTAAATTATTGAAATTGCATATAAATTTATCAGTACATCAGGTTGAGGTGTCACATGCTCTCCTTAGAGCATCCTTAATGGGATAAGTGAGGAAATATAGTTTAAgtgtaaaaaattaataaaataatgtaagagGTAAGATTTAGTAATAATTAGTAGTGAGATAAGTGAGAGGATATAGAACTTGtatcttaataattatataatttaataatgttaaaacatataataacttttaaaacatttaaaataatatttaaattgaaaacataaaaaattaatactaaattttatctgaaaataaaaagatacacaatatataatttcaaattattataaaaaaaggTATTAAACCCCAAAAGCAAGTCGTCATAGCCCTTGAACAACTCTTTTACGCTTGCAATGACATCACTCGTGTTAACTCTACAaaccaaacaagaaaaaaattaaaacaaacttCCTCCTGTGTTGTAGAGAAAAAAGAATggtatttttaatttaactacCTCTGGGCTTTGCAAGGAAAGTGTCGTTATCATGTTTGAATCCTCCCCTGCCACCATGCTTGCTTCCCCACACAGCTTGTCCTTTAAAATCATAGCACACCTTCATCCACACAAGCCCAACACTGCGTGACAAATTGATCTGTCTAACACC includes:
- the LOC108847405 gene encoding jacalin-related lectin 3-like encodes the protein MSAGAEIKKHKLVTDTEKLQPKAGGGVKIHGPWGGIGGIMFDDGIYTGVRQINLSRSVGLVWMKVCYDFKGQAVWGSKHGGRGGFKHDNDTFLAKPRELTRVMSLQA